From the Roseateles sp. XES5 genome, one window contains:
- the rplL gene encoding 50S ribosomal protein L7/L12 — protein sequence MADLAKIVEDLSALTVLEAAELSKLLEEKWGVSAAAPVAVAAAGGGAAPAAVEEEKTEFDVILADAGANKINVIKEVRAITGLGLKEAKDLVEGAPKAVKEGVSKAEAADLKKKLEEAGAKVDVK from the coding sequence ATGGCTGATCTCGCAAAGATCGTTGAAGACCTCTCGGCCCTGACCGTCCTGGAAGCTGCTGAGCTTTCCAAGCTTCTCGAAGAGAAGTGGGGCGTTTCGGCTGCAGCTCCCGTAGCTGTTGCTGCTGCTGGCGGCGGCGCTGCTCCGGCTGCTGTCGAAGAAGAAAAGACTGAATTCGACGTGATCCTCGCCGACGCCGGCGCCAACAAGATCAACGTCATCAAGGAAGTCCGCGCCATCACCGGCCTCGGCCTCAAGGAAGCCAAGGACCTCGTCGAAGGCGCTCCGAAGGCTGTCAAGGAAGGCGTTTCCAAGGCTGAAGCCGCTGACCTCAAGAAGAAGCTTGAAGAAGCCGGCGCTAAGGTCGACGTCAAGTAA
- the rplJ gene encoding 50S ribosomal protein L10, producing MERAEKREFVTELNEVFKASGSVVVARYAGITVAQMNDLRTKMRAAGGTVKVAKNRLAKIALQGTESEGMSDLFQGQTLIAYANDPMIAPKVAMDFAKTNDKLVVLGGAMGATTLDAEAVKSLATLPSLDELRAKLLGLIAAPATRVATVVAAPASQLARVFAAYAKKDEAA from the coding sequence GTGGAAAGAGCGGAAAAACGCGAATTCGTCACTGAACTGAACGAAGTCTTCAAGGCTTCCGGTTCGGTAGTCGTGGCACGCTATGCCGGCATCACCGTTGCACAGATGAACGATCTTCGTACGAAGATGCGTGCAGCTGGCGGTACCGTCAAAGTCGCGAAGAACCGCCTGGCCAAAATTGCCCTTCAGGGTACGGAGTCGGAAGGGATGTCTGATCTCTTCCAGGGTCAGACGCTCATTGCATACGCAAATGATCCGATGATCGCTCCTAAGGTAGCCATGGATTTCGCCAAGACCAACGACAAGCTCGTTGTTCTCGGTGGCGCCATGGGTGCGACCACGCTCGACGCAGAAGCAGTCAAGTCGCTTGCGACCCTGCCTTCGCTCGACGAGCTGCGTGCAAAGCTCCTGGGCCTCATTGCAGCCCCGGCAACGCGCGTCGCCACGGTCGTTGCAGCACCGGCAAGCCAGCTTGCCCGCGTGTTCGCAGCCTACGCCAAGAAGGACGAAGCCGCGTAA
- the rplA gene encoding 50S ribosomal protein L1 yields MAKIAKRIQKIREGIDPTKLVALTDAIALVKERAVAKFDETVEIAMNLGVDPRHADQMVRGVVNLPNGTGRDVRVAVFAQGAKAEEAKAAGADIVGAEELVEIVQGGKIDFDRCIATPDMMPLVGRLGKVLGPRGMMPNPKVGTVTMDVAGAVKASKGGAVEFRVEKAGIIHAGIGKASFDAKALEENIKAFADAVIKAKPTGAKGNYVKRVAISSTMGPGVKIDPATVA; encoded by the coding sequence ATGGCCAAGATCGCAAAGCGCATCCAGAAGATCCGTGAAGGCATCGACCCGACCAAGCTCGTCGCCCTGACGGATGCAATCGCTCTCGTCAAGGAGCGTGCCGTCGCCAAGTTCGACGAAACCGTCGAGATCGCCATGAACCTCGGCGTTGACCCGCGTCACGCAGACCAGATGGTCCGCGGCGTCGTCAACCTGCCGAACGGCACCGGCCGTGACGTTCGCGTGGCCGTGTTCGCCCAGGGCGCCAAGGCTGAAGAAGCCAAGGCTGCCGGCGCCGACATCGTTGGCGCCGAAGAGCTCGTCGAAATCGTCCAGGGCGGCAAGATCGACTTCGATCGTTGCATCGCGACCCCGGACATGATGCCGCTCGTCGGCCGTCTCGGTAAGGTTCTCGGCCCGCGCGGCATGATGCCGAACCCGAAGGTCGGCACCGTCACCATGGACGTTGCAGGCGCCGTCAAGGCATCCAAGGGCGGTGCTGTCGAGTTCCGCGTCGAGAAGGCTGGTATCATCCACGCCGGCATCGGCAAGGCTTCCTTCGACGCCAAGGCTCTGGAAGAGAACATCAAGGCATTCGCCGACGCCGTCATCAAGGCGAAGCCGACGGGCGCCAAGGGCAACTACGTCAAGCGCGTTGCCATCTCGTCCACGATGGGCCCGGGCGTGAAGATCGACCCGGCGACCGTCGCCTAA
- the rplK gene encoding 50S ribosomal protein L11: MAKKVAGQLKLQVKAGSANPSPPVGPALGQRGLNIMEFCKAFNAATQEMEKGMPIPVVITYYQDKSFTFVMKQPPVTYFLKKEAKITSGSKTPGKGATVGKLTKAQIKSIAEAKMKDLNAADIEGAMAMVEGSARAMGLEVVG; this comes from the coding sequence ATGGCTAAGAAAGTTGCAGGCCAGCTCAAGCTTCAGGTCAAGGCAGGATCGGCAAATCCTTCGCCGCCGGTCGGTCCCGCGCTGGGTCAGCGCGGCCTGAACATCATGGAATTCTGCAAGGCCTTCAACGCGGCTACGCAGGAAATGGAAAAGGGTATGCCGATTCCGGTCGTCATCACCTACTACCAGGACAAGTCCTTCACCTTCGTGATGAAGCAGCCGCCGGTGACCTACTTCCTCAAGAAGGAAGCCAAGATCACGTCCGGCTCGAAGACCCCGGGCAAGGGCGCGACGGTCGGCAAGCTCACCAAGGCTCAGATCAAGTCGATCGCCGAAGCCAAGATGAAGGATCTCAACGCCGCCGATATCGAAGGCGCAATGGCAATGGTCGAGGGCTCCGCCCGCGCCATGGGCCTGGAAGTGGTAGGTTAA
- the nusG gene encoding transcription termination/antitermination protein NusG: MASRWYIVHAYSNFEKKVAEDIENKARQKGLDHLFEKILVPTEKVVEVRRGRKVDSERKFFPGYVLVRANLTDEAYHLIKNTPKVTGFLGSDNKPVPIPDSEAERILSQVQDGVDRPKPSVSFEIGEQVRVSDGPFASFNGIVQDVDEERSRLKVEVSIFGRATPVELEYAQVEKI; the protein is encoded by the coding sequence ATGGCTTCCCGTTGGTACATCGTCCACGCCTATTCGAATTTCGAGAAGAAGGTCGCCGAGGACATCGAGAACAAGGCCCGTCAGAAGGGTCTCGACCATCTCTTTGAAAAGATTCTCGTGCCGACCGAAAAGGTCGTCGAGGTGCGTCGCGGCCGCAAGGTCGATTCGGAGCGCAAGTTCTTCCCCGGCTACGTGCTGGTGCGGGCGAACCTGACGGACGAGGCGTATCACCTCATCAAGAATACGCCCAAGGTCACGGGCTTCCTCGGTTCCGACAACAAGCCGGTTCCGATCCCGGACTCCGAGGCTGAGCGCATCCTGTCGCAGGTTCAGGACGGCGTCGATCGTCCGAAGCCCTCGGTCTCCTTCGAGATCGGCGAGCAGGTTCGCGTTTCCGACGGTCCGTTCGCCTCGTTCAACGGCATCGTTCAGGACGTCGACGAGGAGCGTTCGCGCCTCAAGGTGGAAGTGTCGATCTTCGGTCGCGCCACCCCGGTCGAGCTGGAATACGCCCAGGTCGAGAAAATCTGA
- the secE gene encoding preprotein translocase subunit SecE: MASKTNPIAFLQQVRSETAKVTWPSRRETMISTVMVFVMVFLAAVFFFAADQLMGWLVGLVLGAAA; this comes from the coding sequence ATGGCATCGAAAACGAATCCGATTGCGTTTCTGCAGCAGGTACGCTCCGAAACGGCAAAAGTGACTTGGCCTTCGCGGCGCGAGACGATGATCTCGACCGTCATGGTGTTCGTCATGGTCTTCCTGGCTGCGGTGTTCTTCTTCGCTGCGGACCAGCTGATGGGTTGGCTGGTTGGCCTCGTCCTCGGCGCTGCCGCCTGA
- a CDS encoding helix-turn-helix domain-containing protein yields MKPRTPLAARLIEVRETLGFKDNRNGFAERLDLVPDTLGSYERGVAAPPPDVLARYHKEFGVNISWLVSGEGVSLDDPSKAQPPRAGVDIVLLQRLHDAVQAVYIECKRTPPPRAVTAGAGELYNELLGMVADVRDQAVVSALLPVLRDRFKERISKAEPGSSKAVGS; encoded by the coding sequence TTGAAACCCCGCACGCCATTGGCCGCACGGCTGATAGAAGTGCGCGAAACACTAGGCTTTAAGGACAATCGGAATGGCTTCGCCGAGAGGCTTGACCTCGTGCCGGATACGCTGGGCTCGTACGAGCGCGGCGTGGCGGCGCCTCCACCAGACGTTCTGGCCCGCTACCACAAAGAGTTTGGGGTCAACATTTCTTGGCTAGTTAGCGGCGAAGGCGTGTCGCTCGACGATCCGTCGAAGGCTCAGCCTCCTCGCGCGGGCGTCGATATCGTCCTGCTGCAGCGCCTGCACGACGCGGTCCAGGCGGTCTACATAGAGTGCAAACGGACGCCGCCGCCCCGCGCGGTGACAGCCGGGGCGGGTGAACTCTACAACGAGCTGCTGGGAATGGTGGCGGATGTCCGCGACCAGGCGGTGGTCTCGGCGCTGCTGCCCGTCCTGCGGGACCGCTTCAAGGAACGGATCTCCAAAGCGGAACCCGGGTCGAGCAAAGCCGTGGGCTCATGA
- a CDS encoding helix-turn-helix domain-containing protein, producing the protein MHRADQTGKLERAKARRLREVGRIRDLLARKELTLAQIDEDYGLPRGTAGNAVHEPHLAGERAIAAALGRRPEHLWFSRYHADGTRLSPQPAENYRHARRQPQAEAVGAAA; encoded by the coding sequence ATGCACCGTGCCGATCAGACCGGCAAGCTGGAGCGCGCCAAGGCGCGTCGACTGAGAGAGGTGGGCCGCATCCGCGACTTGCTGGCGCGCAAGGAGCTGACGCTTGCGCAGATCGATGAAGACTATGGCCTACCGCGCGGCACCGCTGGAAATGCGGTTCACGAGCCGCACCTTGCCGGCGAGCGGGCCATTGCCGCAGCGCTTGGGCGGCGGCCGGAGCACCTGTGGTTTTCCCGCTATCACGCGGACGGAACGCGCCTTAGCCCGCAACCAGCCGAGAACTACCGCCATGCGCGGCGCCAGCCGCAGGCCGAAGCTGTTGGAGCGGCGGCATGA
- a CDS encoding ParB N-terminal domain-containing protein, whose translation MASFKSLPVSSIFVGERARPVDEDVAAAIAASMADRGLINPITVRATPAANAGATPWTLIAGGHRLFAAKLNNWDEIDAIVVSADAAEAQLIEISENLYRNDLTALDRSVFVAKFRELYEEKFGKIDPKGGRPKKQSNDWTVVFTPGRELSERVQDRFGFGRSTYFNVTKIGQGLHPALRQALRGTDAENDQKLLLKLASMPEAKQAGIAAGLKIEPDVRKVLDADKPAAPPIDLQAALLKKLTAAWDEADEQTRSEFLVHAGLDPLDISGTALGDMMAEARREAVAA comes from the coding sequence ATGGCATCCTTTAAGTCCCTCCCCGTTTCCTCCATCTTCGTCGGCGAGCGCGCCCGCCCCGTCGACGAAGACGTTGCCGCTGCGATCGCCGCCTCCATGGCCGATCGCGGGCTGATCAATCCGATCACCGTGCGCGCCACGCCGGCCGCCAATGCCGGGGCCACCCCCTGGACGCTGATCGCGGGTGGGCACCGGCTCTTCGCCGCGAAGCTGAACAATTGGGACGAGATTGACGCCATCGTGGTCTCTGCCGACGCGGCCGAGGCTCAGTTGATCGAGATCTCGGAAAACCTCTACCGGAACGACCTGACGGCGCTCGACCGTAGCGTCTTCGTCGCCAAGTTCCGTGAGCTGTACGAGGAAAAATTCGGCAAGATCGACCCAAAAGGCGGGCGGCCGAAAAAACAGTCCAACGATTGGACTGTTGTTTTTACACCGGGGCGTGAGCTTTCGGAGCGCGTGCAGGACCGGTTCGGCTTTGGCCGGAGCACATATTTTAATGTGACCAAGATCGGCCAGGGCCTTCATCCGGCGCTTCGCCAGGCGCTGCGCGGTACCGACGCGGAGAACGACCAGAAGCTCCTCCTCAAGCTGGCCAGCATGCCCGAGGCGAAGCAAGCCGGCATCGCCGCCGGCCTCAAAATCGAGCCCGACGTGCGCAAGGTGCTGGACGCCGACAAGCCGGCCGCGCCACCCATCGACCTGCAGGCGGCCCTTCTGAAGAAGCTGACCGCCGCCTGGGACGAGGCCGACGAACAGACCCGATCCGAGTTCCTGGTGCACGCCGGCCTCGACCCGCTCGATATCTCCGGGACCGCCCTTGGCGACATGATGGCCGAGGCCCGGCGCGAGGCGGTGGCGGCATGA
- a CDS encoding transposase domain-containing protein, with product MIGEWFTIAELASLKLPGLPDDQSGIHKKMLREGWRNDPSRARQFPGETKPVWKYRAIVLPRPAQLKLAMIAGEEAARAESREKRKRLYWHAFDAMTDDHRQICYARLNVIMDAEKALAGRIATCDRASIEETLRRVLDRHGVSMSTYYEWRARLKDVDQEDWLPALAPKYTEDGVIHENRAECHPLAWAALKSDFLRPEGSGFSACYRRVEAAAKLHGWSPIPSERALRRRLDAEVEKAVQVYARKGKKKAEQLYPPQVRTKDHLHALEIVNTDGHQLDLFVWAPWNAKNPVRVILLGIQDIYSGKILSWRLASAETWDVVRACIGDMIEDFGIPEHFYMDNGRAFASNAISGGAAQRNRFRKKAKSVNRFGIDEDEVSGILMNFGIEPHFTRPYAGQSKPIERAWKDLAEEISKHPSMSGCYTGRNTNEKPENYRRRAVQLDVLQQHVADRIAEHNARPGRKAETAKGRSFDETFEASMSHPTTIVRRATEAQRDFWLLAEKVLHARKDRGAIHYEKNVYWSDALIEWAGRKVKIRFDPDALHEPIKVYAPDGRLICTAPCTEKGKFRDVEAANLHNRNRKAWLKSKKTLLDMERKFSADELADLYSVEDKPAPKQKIRPAVTRLVTGNLAIEADDDVMSDEEFEAGISATLSKISGDSSIIPFRPASVAGRKHRAEK from the coding sequence ATGATCGGCGAGTGGTTCACTATCGCGGAGCTTGCATCCTTGAAGCTGCCCGGCCTTCCAGATGACCAATCAGGCATCCACAAGAAGATGTTACGCGAGGGATGGCGAAACGATCCTTCGCGAGCGCGGCAATTCCCGGGAGAGACGAAGCCGGTCTGGAAGTATCGCGCCATAGTACTGCCGCGCCCGGCTCAATTGAAGCTCGCCATGATCGCGGGCGAAGAGGCCGCCCGTGCGGAGAGCCGTGAGAAGCGCAAGCGTCTGTATTGGCACGCATTCGACGCGATGACGGACGATCACCGCCAGATTTGCTACGCCCGCCTCAATGTCATCATGGACGCGGAAAAGGCCCTAGCTGGCCGCATCGCCACCTGCGACCGCGCCTCGATCGAGGAGACATTGCGCCGCGTTCTCGATCGGCATGGCGTCTCCATGTCGACCTATTACGAATGGCGCGCCCGGTTGAAAGACGTCGACCAGGAAGACTGGCTTCCGGCGCTGGCCCCGAAGTACACCGAAGACGGCGTCATTCATGAGAACCGCGCCGAGTGCCACCCGCTGGCGTGGGCGGCGCTCAAGTCGGATTTCCTTCGCCCTGAAGGCTCCGGCTTCTCCGCGTGCTATCGTCGCGTCGAGGCCGCGGCCAAGCTTCACGGCTGGTCGCCGATCCCGTCCGAGCGGGCGCTACGCCGCCGCCTCGATGCCGAGGTCGAGAAGGCCGTGCAGGTTTATGCCCGGAAGGGCAAGAAGAAGGCCGAGCAGCTTTACCCGCCGCAGGTGCGCACCAAAGACCATCTCCACGCGCTGGAGATCGTCAACACCGACGGTCACCAGCTCGACCTCTTCGTTTGGGCGCCCTGGAACGCCAAGAACCCGGTTCGCGTCATCCTGCTCGGTATCCAGGACATCTATTCCGGCAAGATCCTCTCCTGGCGGCTCGCCTCGGCCGAGACCTGGGACGTGGTGCGCGCCTGCATCGGCGACATGATCGAAGACTTCGGGATCCCCGAGCATTTCTACATGGACAATGGCCGCGCCTTCGCCAGCAACGCGATCTCCGGCGGCGCCGCGCAGCGCAATCGCTTCAGGAAGAAAGCGAAGTCGGTGAATCGGTTTGGCATCGACGAAGACGAAGTGTCGGGCATCCTTATGAATTTCGGGATCGAGCCGCATTTCACGCGGCCGTACGCCGGCCAGTCCAAACCGATCGAGCGCGCCTGGAAGGATCTCGCCGAGGAGATCTCGAAGCACCCCTCCATGTCGGGTTGCTACACCGGCCGCAACACGAACGAGAAGCCGGAAAACTACCGCAGGCGCGCGGTGCAGCTCGACGTCCTGCAGCAGCATGTCGCCGACCGCATCGCCGAGCACAATGCGCGTCCCGGCCGCAAGGCAGAAACCGCAAAGGGCCGGAGCTTCGACGAGACGTTTGAAGCCAGCATGAGCCACCCCACGACGATCGTGCGTCGGGCGACCGAAGCACAGCGCGATTTCTGGCTGCTAGCCGAGAAGGTGCTGCATGCCCGCAAGGATCGCGGCGCGATCCACTACGAGAAGAACGTCTACTGGTCCGACGCGCTCATCGAATGGGCGGGCCGGAAGGTCAAGATCCGCTTCGATCCGGATGCGCTTCATGAACCGATCAAGGTCTATGCGCCTGACGGCCGCCTGATCTGCACCGCCCCCTGCACGGAGAAGGGCAAGTTCCGCGACGTCGAGGCGGCGAACCTACACAATCGCAACCGAAAGGCCTGGCTGAAGAGCAAGAAAACCCTCCTGGACATGGAGCGGAAGTTCTCGGCCGACGAGCTGGCCGACCTCTACAGCGTCGAAGACAAGCCCGCGCCGAAGCAGAAGATCCGGCCGGCAGTCACCCGCCTTGTCACCGGCAACCTCGCCATCGAGGCCGACGACGACGTGATGTCGGACGAGGAATTCGAGGCCGGTATCAGCGCGACCCTTTCCAAGATTTCGGGCGACAGCTCGATCATCCCATTCCGTCCGGCATCAGTCGCCGGGCGGAAGCATAGAGCCGAAAAGTAG
- a CDS encoding AAA family ATPase, with protein MNMNMGASPTTRWPELEPSPKFLAKHPADEVGVWRSLRSRVVDIAARNAWTKSETSKRIGMADSSFSLWMSGTLDGILENANSTIARWLDAVDDAADLASSLPRSPEFFTTQAAADIHKTLLLAQTISGFVTVTLDAGRGKTVACEAYRRIKPHVHMVTLHEKATTVTGAMNMLARQFGVRVFNQGEVVEAIGERLKRSGNSLLIIDEAQHADGRAVNQFRHFSDKYDTGVALVGNAGIRRRINQDGANANSRDQIASRIDKNLKRDPGREADVRAFIEQWGIVDTACARFLFGIGMKGGALRQIDRTIKIACFAAGCTAPELEKKHLEAAWRNRDVEDL; from the coding sequence ATGAACATGAACATGGGCGCAAGCCCGACCACACGCTGGCCTGAACTGGAGCCATCGCCGAAGTTCCTGGCCAAACACCCCGCGGACGAAGTGGGCGTCTGGCGCAGCCTACGCTCCCGCGTCGTCGACATCGCGGCACGAAACGCCTGGACGAAGTCCGAAACGAGCAAGCGCATCGGCATGGCCGACAGCTCGTTCTCGCTTTGGATGTCCGGCACGCTCGATGGCATTCTGGAGAACGCCAACTCCACGATCGCGCGCTGGCTGGACGCGGTCGATGACGCGGCGGATCTCGCCTCGTCCCTCCCCCGGTCGCCCGAGTTCTTCACGACGCAGGCGGCGGCGGACATTCACAAGACGCTTCTCCTGGCGCAGACGATTTCCGGCTTCGTGACCGTCACGCTCGATGCGGGCCGCGGCAAGACGGTAGCCTGCGAGGCGTATCGCAGGATCAAGCCGCACGTCCATATGGTCACCCTTCACGAGAAGGCGACGACGGTCACCGGCGCCATGAACATGCTGGCGCGCCAGTTCGGCGTGCGCGTGTTCAATCAGGGGGAAGTCGTCGAGGCGATCGGCGAGCGTCTGAAGCGTAGCGGCAATTCCCTCCTCATCATCGACGAGGCGCAGCATGCCGATGGCCGCGCGGTAAACCAGTTCCGCCACTTCTCCGACAAATACGACACCGGGGTCGCCCTGGTTGGCAATGCCGGGATCCGCCGGCGCATCAACCAGGACGGCGCGAACGCCAACAGCCGTGACCAGATCGCCAGCCGGATCGACAAGAATCTGAAACGTGACCCGGGCCGCGAGGCGGACGTGCGCGCCTTCATTGAACAGTGGGGCATCGTGGATACCGCATGCGCCCGGTTCCTCTTCGGAATCGGCATGAAGGGCGGCGCGCTCCGCCAGATCGACCGGACAATCAAGATCGCCTGCTTTGCCGCCGGCTGCACCGCGCCCGAGTTGGAGAAAAAGCACCTGGAGGCCGCCTGGCGCAACCGCGACGTTGAGGATCTCTAA
- a CDS encoding helix-turn-helix domain-containing protein — MISEAVCKAYDIPLLQLYSRRRDAGTVLPRHMAWALASRMTTHSYSAIGRLMGGRDHASVSHGVQRILGALNDDEQIAGNYQALVDAIAVIDAAGERSDRAGLRFNDIDPLEVAERILSAPFRDTLPSLEEVRALCFGVTHYAAELERLTDENPTPNNT; from the coding sequence ATGATCTCCGAGGCTGTCTGCAAAGCCTACGACATCCCGCTCCTTCAGCTCTATTCCCGGCGCCGGGACGCCGGGACCGTGCTCCCGCGCCACATGGCGTGGGCGCTCGCCAGCCGCATGACCACCCACTCCTATTCCGCTATCGGACGGCTCATGGGCGGGCGTGACCACGCGTCCGTCTCGCATGGGGTCCAGCGAATTCTCGGCGCGCTCAACGACGATGAGCAGATCGCCGGAAACTACCAGGCGCTGGTCGATGCCATAGCCGTCATCGATGCCGCCGGCGAAAGGTCCGATCGCGCCGGCCTGCGCTTCAACGACATCGACCCGCTCGAAGTCGCGGAACGGATTTTGTCCGCGCCGTTCCGGGACACCCTGCCAAGCCTGGAGGAAGTCCGGGCGCTCTGCTTCGGCGTCACGCATTACGCCGCCGAGCTGGAGCGCCTGACCGATGAAAACCCGACGCCAAACAACACTTAA
- a CDS encoding host-nuclease inhibitor Gam family protein, translating to MKAAAKKKSRSQALARVPQTREDAVFAIGRIGTLRREIQRLRADADETIRTAGEKYEKGTADLAAELAEHEQGVQAYCEARRLELTQDGKVKYHEFGTGRVNWKLRPPKVTIRAVEAVIEACKKVGFAQFVRTKEEINKDAMLADADKARLIAGVTISSAGEEFLIEPAELESSLGKA from the coding sequence ATGAAAGCTGCAGCAAAGAAGAAATCAAGATCGCAGGCCCTCGCGCGGGTGCCGCAGACACGCGAGGACGCCGTCTTCGCGATCGGCCGCATCGGTACCCTCCGGCGCGAGATCCAGCGCCTGCGCGCCGACGCGGACGAAACGATCCGCACCGCCGGCGAGAAATACGAGAAGGGCACCGCCGATCTCGCGGCAGAGCTGGCCGAGCATGAACAGGGCGTGCAGGCCTATTGCGAGGCCCGGCGCCTGGAACTCACCCAGGACGGCAAGGTCAAGTATCACGAATTCGGAACCGGCCGCGTCAACTGGAAGCTCCGGCCTCCGAAGGTCACCATCCGCGCCGTCGAGGCAGTCATTGAGGCCTGCAAGAAGGTCGGCTTTGCGCAGTTCGTGCGCACGAAGGAAGAGATCAACAAGGACGCCATGCTCGCAGATGCGGACAAGGCACGCCTCATTGCCGGCGTCACGATCTCCTCTGCAGGCGAAGAGTTCTTGATCGAGCCGGCCGAGCTGGAAAGCTCGCTCGGGAAGGCGTGA
- a CDS encoding regulatory protein GemA encodes MTLVGRIHAAAKLAGLDDDTRRAKLANIVGKASTKEMTEAEQRRVLQVFENEGYASRKPARVDGRTKKLPFDGKYVPKMRALWIALYNLGVIDDRRDSAIEAFALGRQVPGLTDVRFIHRHVDGQSVVEGMKSMLTRAGVDFADRKPCPDYALKHGYKVALAQWAMLCPAAAGDFWLVVTDLVGREGTYRDMTDQEWIVVMNEFGGRIRRRKAGRK; translated from the coding sequence ATGACCCTCGTCGGCCGTATCCATGCCGCTGCCAAGCTCGCCGGCCTCGATGACGACACCCGCCGCGCCAAGCTGGCCAACATCGTCGGCAAGGCCTCCACCAAGGAAATGACCGAGGCCGAGCAGCGGCGCGTGCTGCAGGTGTTCGAGAACGAAGGTTACGCCTCGAGGAAACCTGCCCGCGTCGACGGCCGGACGAAAAAGCTTCCCTTCGACGGCAAGTATGTCCCGAAAATGCGGGCGCTCTGGATCGCCCTCTACAATCTCGGCGTCATCGATGACCGCCGCGACAGCGCCATTGAGGCCTTCGCGCTCGGGCGCCAGGTGCCCGGCCTGACCGACGTGCGTTTCATCCATCGCCATGTCGACGGGCAATCGGTCGTCGAGGGCATGAAATCCATGCTCACCCGCGCCGGCGTCGACTTCGCCGACCGCAAGCCCTGCCCGGACTACGCCCTGAAGCACGGCTACAAGGTCGCCCTGGCGCAATGGGCGATGCTCTGCCCGGCGGCCGCGGGCGACTTTTGGCTCGTCGTCACCGATCTCGTTGGCCGCGAGGGGACCTATCGAGACATGACCGATCAGGAATGGATCGTCGTCATGAACGAATTCGGCGGCCGAATCCGCCGGCGGAAGGCGGGCCGGAAGTGA
- a CDS encoding helix-turn-helix domain-containing protein, whose product MTNNALPDRAWMTPLLNRIADVAGERAALILGRERACEKVYIPDTVTPDHWLAGLVGLEAAVAIAASFGGQKLEIPPAIGGDKRRRAATIAEMIDKGYSTNQIARTLGVAHTTVKRHRRYQPRDDDQGSLF is encoded by the coding sequence TTGACGAACAACGCGCTTCCCGATCGAGCCTGGATGACGCCGCTCCTCAACCGGATCGCCGACGTGGCCGGCGAACGGGCGGCGCTGATCCTCGGCCGCGAACGGGCGTGCGAGAAAGTGTACATCCCTGATACCGTGACGCCCGATCACTGGCTGGCGGGTCTGGTGGGCCTGGAAGCCGCCGTCGCGATCGCCGCCAGCTTCGGCGGACAGAAACTTGAGATTCCGCCGGCGATCGGCGGCGACAAGCGGCGCCGAGCGGCGACCATTGCCGAAATGATCGACAAAGGGTATTCAACAAACCAGATCGCGCGCACGCTCGGCGTTGCGCACACGACGGTCAAGCGGCATCGGCGCTATCAGCCCCGCGACGATGACCAAGGGAGCCTTTTCTAA
- a CDS encoding TIGR02594 family protein produces the protein MTFDEWVIGRLRLHGAYGGAMDGVPGREMYRGLQRFQEAEGLAVAGLADEVTVNALRREPRAANSVLTKYGVAPVVPAEPVWMREARRLIGVREQVGKGRNSVIMSWARRLGGWVASFYADDNIAWCGLFIAHIISFTLPREPLPANPLGALNYNKFGRQLEVPALGAVMTFTRPGGGHVGLYVGEDASHYHILGGNQSNSVRISRIEKKRLSDIRWPTSGEPPKGGRVTLTAAGVAATTNER, from the coding sequence ATGACTTTTGACGAGTGGGTGATCGGCCGGCTGCGCCTGCACGGCGCGTACGGCGGCGCGATGGACGGTGTTCCTGGCCGGGAGATGTACCGCGGCCTTCAGCGCTTCCAGGAGGCCGAGGGCCTCGCCGTGGCGGGGCTTGCCGACGAAGTCACCGTCAACGCGCTGCGCCGCGAACCACGCGCAGCCAACAGCGTCCTGACCAAGTATGGCGTCGCGCCGGTCGTGCCGGCCGAGCCGGTCTGGATGCGCGAAGCTCGCCGCCTCATCGGCGTTCGCGAACAGGTCGGCAAGGGCAGAAACTCCGTCATCATGTCATGGGCTCGGCGCCTCGGCGGATGGGTTGCCAGCTTCTACGCCGACGACAATATCGCCTGGTGCGGCCTGTTCATCGCGCACATCATCAGCTTCACCCTGCCGCGGGAGCCGTTGCCGGCCAACCCCCTCGGCGCACTTAACTACAACAAGTTCGGCCGTCAGCTCGAAGTCCCTGCGCTCGGCGCAGTCATGACATTCACCCGCCCCGGCGGCGGCCATGTCGGCCTCTATGTCGGCGAGGACGCCAGCCACTACCACATCCTCGGTGGGAACCAGAGCAACAGCGTGCGGATCTCGCGCATCGAAAAGAAGCGCCTGTCCGATATCCGCTGGCCGACGTCTGGCGAGCCGCCGAAGGGTGGCCGCGTCACGCTCACGGCCGCCGGCGTTGCCGCCACCACGAACGAGCGTTGA